A genomic segment from Malus domestica chromosome 05, GDT2T_hap1 encodes:
- the LOC114823213 gene encoding uncharacterized protein, translating to MEYSQSHEVSADEEEELMEKRSYYIFPCHFLEEVVRAFFKCLGIQTKSQEVKDTDEINPEKITPPTSEQLLDGAVPSLLMTYGDPPSSSATETADEAAEVTRIKVSTRERPGLSTGEGGKTN from the exons ATGGAGTACTCACAGTCGCATGAAGTATCAGctgatgaggaggaggagttgATGGAGAAGAGAAGTTACTATATATTTCCATGCCACTTCCTTGAAGAAGTCGTCCGGGCTTTTTTCAAGTGTTTGGGCATTCAGACTAAATCTCAGGAGGTGAAAGACACTGATGAAATAAACCCCGAGAAAATTACTCCTCCAACCTCAGAACAGCTACTTGATGGTGCAGTTCCATCACTTCTGATGACATACGGTGATCCTCCATCTTCATCAGCTACAGAAACTGCA GACGAAGCTGCTGAAGTTACAAGGATAAAGGTGAGCACTCGAGAAAGACCTGGACTAAGCACAGGGGAAGGTGGAAAAACTAATTGA
- the LOC139196025 gene encoding uncharacterized protein codes for MKLCGETITEEDMLEKTFSTFHASNVLLQQQYRERDFTEYNQLISVLLVAEQNNELLMKNHQSRPTGSAPFSEVNVVFLKGNTTSSRGPNFKIANRHKGKAHMNNVLRNSEGACHRCGGNGHWVCTCRTPKHLVDLYQASLKEKGVEINFLNQARPMDIPDPMLNLSRQLNTTYLDASNFIMERGNEVYRSD; via the exons ATGAAGCTCTGTGGGGAAACCATCACTGAGGAAGATATGCTGGAAAAGACTTTTAGcacctttcatgcctccaaTGTGCTCCTGCAACAACAGTATAGAGAGCGAGacttcactgaatacaaccaaCTGATATCTGTGCTTCTAGTAGCTGAACAaaacaatgagctcctgatgaagaatcatcaatcTCGACCTACTGGATCGGCACCATTCTCAGAAGTGAATGTTGTTTTCCTTAAAGGGAATACCACATCCTCTCGTG GCCCGAACTTCAAGATTGCaaatcgccacaaaggcaaagctcatatgaacaacgtTCTTAGAAACTCTGAAGGAgcctgccataggtgtggtggcaatgggcaCTGGGTGTGTACCtgtcgtaccccaaaacatctggtggatctatatcaagcctccctcaaggagaagggtgtcgagatcAATTTCCTTAACCAGGCTAGaccaatggatatacctgatccaATGCTCAACTTATCAAGGCAGTTGAACACAACCTACCTAGATGCTTCAAACTTCATTATggaaagagggaatgaagtgTACCGGTCTGATTAA